One genomic region from Fusobacterium varium encodes:
- a CDS encoding ankyrin repeat domain-containing protein, translated as MYKIGYLGNFEKVPQVVEYILNSDIENLEKEYKNGWDINKKITLSEFITETPLEIAIQCIKKEVILWLIEKGVNVKADVDDWGTPVSSAARFLSSEMCELFIKHGALENLTKKQYKRIYSDIYYGKNFKNIDIFEKYGVTVKKYGNNCLRKAVYDRNQKLAQMFLDYGADINYHEYDQVFSDNSTPVIVAATTYSLELVKWLVEKGADITIKNKFGERPYSIAVLNKNQEMIDYIKSLEPVAFHNEEARKSIIKKYKLPKDMVEFFNKGDLKIEFSENIDSKYIEFWKLEDTVEMTWKRKKYLSLVKDLENYWFHFLWYPKEKNIYIFDAEHEEIFKIGEWNYFINNCEEIVGNFLD; from the coding sequence ATGTATAAAATTGGTTATCTTGGAAACTTTGAAAAAGTACCTCAAGTTGTAGAATATATTTTAAATAGTGATATTGAAAATTTAGAGAAAGAGTATAAAAATGGTTGGGATATAAATAAAAAAATTACTTTAAGTGAATTTATAACAGAAACTCCTTTAGAGATAGCTATACAATGTATTAAGAAAGAAGTTATCTTATGGTTAATTGAAAAGGGTGTAAATGTAAAAGCTGATGTAGACGATTGGGGAACTCCTGTTTCAAGTGCAGCTCGTTTTTTATCTTCAGAGATGTGTGAATTATTTATAAAACACGGAGCATTAGAAAATCTTACTAAAAAACAATATAAAAGAATTTACTCTGATATTTATTATGGAAAAAATTTTAAAAATATAGATATTTTTGAAAAATATGGAGTAACTGTTAAAAAATATGGAAATAATTGTTTAAGAAAAGCTGTCTATGACAGAAATCAAAAATTAGCTCAAATGTTTTTAGACTATGGAGCTGATATAAACTATCACGAATATGACCAAGTTTTTAGTGATAACTCAACTCCTGTAATAGTAGCTGCTACTACATATTCTCTTGAGTTAGTAAAATGGCTTGTAGAAAAAGGGGCTGATATAACAATTAAAAACAAATTTGGAGAAAGACCATATTCAATAGCAGTTTTAAATAAAAATCAAGAGATGATAGATTATATTAAAAGTTTAGAGCCAGTAGCTTTTCATAATGAAGAGGCTAGAAAAAGTATAATAAAAAAATATAAACTGCCAAAAGATATGGTAGAGTTCTTTAATAAGGGAGATTTAAAGATAGAATTTTCAGAGAATATTGATAGTAAGTATATTGAATTTTGGAAATTGGAAGATACTGTTGAAATGACTTGGAAAAGAAAAAAATATCTTTCTTTAGTAAAAGATTTAGAAAACTATTGGTTTCATTTTTTATGGTATCCTAAAGAAAAAAACATATATATTTTTGATGCAGAACATGAAGAAATTTTTAAAATAGGAGAATGGAACTATTTTATAAATAATTGTGAAGAGATAGTCGGAAATTTTTTAGATTAA